Sequence from the Aquimarina sp. Aq107 genome:
TAGTAGATGAATCATACCATCCATCTACTTCTCTCATCAAATCATCTGATTGCCCTCCATTGTTGTTGTTATTAAACACAATACCTATGTCAGCATTTTCTTCGATCAAAAATGAGTACCACTGTGAGGATTGTTCTCTATCCATTGATCTACCTGGCCAATTCCAACCAGGTAATGGTTGATTTGTATTTTTATCAAATAAATACACATATACATCATTCCAGTTAGACATATTTCGATAATAAACAGTAAATGATTGAGCCTCGGTGATATTATAATCTTCAGAAATAATCGATGACTGACCGCTACTATTATAAGCAATAGCCCTTAATGTAGTATCTTCTGTAAAAATCAATTCATTTTGATATAAAGAACTAGAATCCGAAGGTTCTGATCCATCTACGGTATAATAAATTACTCCTTGATTGGTAGTCGATAAATTAACCGAAACGCTTCCTTCATAAGATCCTCCTAATGGAGTAACTGACAATTCAGGCAATCCTAAAACTCCCGGACAATCCGAAGGGCATTGATCATACCAAATATTTTCTGAATACACATACCAACCATCTACATTTCTAAATTGATCGTCTGACTGTTCACCATTTCCATTTGTAAAAACAAGACCAACCTCTACTGACTCCGCTATGATTGTAATGTACCAAGGCGAATCTTGTTCTTTAGTCATTAATTTACCTGGCCAATTCCAACCAGGTAATGCTGCATTATTATTTTTATCAAAAGCGTATACATAAACCTGACTCCAATTAGAAGTGTTCTTAAAGTGAATACTATAAGAAGGCAAGTCACCAAATGTATAATTCCTAGTGATTACTTCTGAAGAATTTCCATTTTCATCAAATGCTATTGCTTTTAAGATGATTGGTTCACTATCAGCACTACCAATATCGAATGAATTCGAATATTCAGTACTTGATTGATCAGGATCTGATCCATCTATAGTATAATAAACAACAACCCCATCATTAACAGATGTTGTTGAAGCTTCTAACACTACTTCAATCGTATCATCATAATTTCCAGAATCGGGGGTTACAGTTAGAGTTACCTGATCACTACTATTAAATTCCCCAACATATACATGTTGAATAGGGGTCTTAAACACATTCCCCTTGGTATCCACAGCTTCTACATAATAATCTACCAATACATTAAAGAGACCTTTAATCTCTGCATAACATAAATCTGCAATAGCTGTTGGTTCTATAAATAAATCAATTTCTGGATCTTGTGTTACATTACCTTTTGGAAATTCTTTCTGTATCATAGAGATACTATTCCAAGAACTCACACCTTCACTAGTTGAATATACGTCATTCACATTATCAGAAATAGGATTTACGCCATCATTATCTGTTCTATATTTTAACTCTACTGAAGCCAGACCATTTACATCATGTGCAAATGTCCAAACATGAAAATCAGAAGTATTCTGAACTTCTTGATACGCATAAATAGGCCCAAACCCTTTACCTCCAGGATTATATGGAAAACGTTGTGGAATAAACACAGATGGTGGCGTATTGTCTTGTTCTGGGGCGTCTCCAATTTCTGCTTTCGCATGTTCTATTGCAATATTACCCGCTAGCGTCTGCTTAACCTCCATATCAATTGCTTTCCCATAATACATATAACCACTAGTTAAAGATGGTAAGAAAAAATGCCAAGCTTTTTCCGCATTAGAAGCCCCGAAAGAAGGGTCAATAACTTTTGCAAGATCAACACCTCCACTATTGTCCTCTGCAGTTAAAACATAGTTTTCTGCAGCAGTTATTACCGCCCAATTTCTAGCATCCTCAGTCCATCCATCCGGATTAAACGTATAATCTGTGGTATCATACAAAGGCCATAACCAATTAATAAATTGAGGGTGTCCCCAATCATTAGCAGCATTTACCCAAGATCCATCTTCTACTCTCACAATATCACTTTCTGGAACTGGGTAAGAGTTTAAGAATTGTTGTATTGTAGTAGGGTCATACCCCTTAGAAGCAGCTTCATTAGCAAATCCAGGAACTGACTCCTGATAATAGCTATCTCCACCACCCCAAGCATTATCACCATCATGAGCCAACAATACAATTGATGGTTGACTAGAATTACTAAAAGGAGCTATATTAGCATCTATTTCTCCTGTTCCCATAGAACTGAATCCATTCTGATAACTTAACAAATCTGCCATAGGGACTACGTCCATTTTATACGCTTGACCAGTTTCTGGATCAATATATTGAGCTTTATGTGCTTGATAACAATATGGAGCAGCAAAAGTACCTCCTCTCCCGTCTATTTGACCTTTCCACCAATTCTGTCCATTGGTAGCTACTTTATCCGCAGCATTAGGTGGGTCAATATTAACCCCAGAAGTTCCATAATCCAATGGGTAATCGTTTAAAGTACGTGATAAATGGCTATTAGCTACAACAGACCATTGAAAACCCTCTTCTACCAAAACCTTTATGATCCTTTCGGAAAAAGAACATTCTGCTGGCCAAAAACCTTTAGAATACTCTCCTCCAAAAGTTTCAGTCATTATTAATTTATGCGTTTTCAATTCCATTCTTAAAGCACGTTCACTTATTAATGGTGCTAATGCATGATGAAACGTAAATCCCGTTAGATCCATCCTAGGCTGTCCACCAGATGTTTTCCAGTTTTTAGCTTCTATAAAATTATTTTCCCAGCCCTGGCTATAACCCCAAACTCCAGCATTTCCTAGGCTATTTACATTTTCTATCAAACAACCAGAATAATTAACCTGCGCACCACCATTTGGTAATCCCAACAATGTTTGAACAGAGTTCTTTGGTCCATACTGATATGCTTTTACACGATCGTATTTCCCAAAAATTTCCTCCAAATTATTTAATGGATGACTTATTCCATCATCATAAATATTCCAGGAGTCACCAGAAATTTTTAGATTATGAGACTCTAGAACAGTCTGATAGCGGTTAGGATTTTCTTTACTTTTCTCAGGCCAATAATTGGGCTGTTGCATATGCCACAAATAAGAAGTGTGGACTTGTTGTGCTACTATCCCCGAATAGACAAATAGCAATACCAAAAATAAGTTAGTGTTTTTCATGAATCTTGTGTGTTAAATATATAATAGTGTTATGTTGTAAAACAACATTTATATATTCCAACGACAACTAACCCCTGCAAAGAAAATTTTCCCAGATCTTTTATTTGCAAACTACCTATAGATACTTCAGCGTCATTATATGTTCAAAAAAATGAACAACTAAAACTTTCGATTATGTATAACTACATAATACTAAAAAGTGGATAGCTGCTATTTTTACATCACACTCTTAAACTATCAATTAGTCAAAAAATTAACTATTTAATAGTGATATTTTCAAATGTAGGTAATTAAAAAAAATAATTTCTTACTCCATTATTACGCAAACGATATAGTGTTAACAAAAAGACAAAGATTCATAAAACAGTAACCTATCATTAGGGAAAATTCAAACAAAAAAAGAGTTGCATCCAACAAAGGACACAACTCTTTTTTTTCAAAATTTATAGAAAACTTACTCTTCAGTCTTCTTCTTTTCTTTTAAACCTACTTTCTTCACCGTATCATACATTACAGGAGTTGCAATGAATAATGAAGAATACGTACCTACTAATACACCAATAATTAATGAGAACATAAACCCTCTTAATGGTTCAGCAAAAATAAAGATTGCTATCAATACTAATAAAGTAGTTAACGAAGTATTTAATGTACGACTTAATGTACTATTTAATGCTCCATTAATATTCTTGTCTAATGACCAACCTGTGTGTTCCGCAAAATATTCACGGATTCTATCAAACACAACCACCGTATCATTCAGAGAGTACCCTACAACCGTTAATATGGCTGCAATAAAGGCTTGATCAATTTCCATATTAAATGGCATAAATTTCCAAGTAATTGAGAATACACCTAATACAACTAAAACATCATGAAATACTGCTGCTACTGCACCTAAACTAAACTGCCATCTTCTAAATCTAAATAAGATATACAAGAATACTACAATTAAAGATCCGATAACCGAAACAAATGCTGCTTGCTGAATATCATCTGCAATAGTTGGTCCTACCTTTCTAGAAGACATAATACCCACTTGCTTATCTTCATCTCCATTAGAGAATTCCGCATAAGTCATACCATCTGTCAAATAAGGTTTTAAAGCAGTAAATAAAGAATTAGAGATTTCAGAATCTACTTCTTCACCTGTTTCATCTACCTTATATTTTGTTGTAATCTTTAACTGATTATTAGCACCTAAGGTTTTTGCTTGCGCACTACCAAAAACAGCTACCAAATCCTTTTCTACATCTGTAGGCACTACATCCTGAGCAAAACGAACAGTATAGGTTCTTCCTCCAACAAAATCTACACCTTCATCTAATCCTTGTCCTGGAGTAAATAGTGATACAAGACCAGCTACGACGATAATACCCGAAATCACATATGCAATCTTTCTTTTTGCAAGGAAATTGATATTTATATTCTTAAATAAATTCTTAGTAGCCGCAGTAGAAAATGCTAGTTCTTTACCATTTTTACCATATCCATCAATAAATAATCTTGTAATAAAGATTGCAGTAAATAAAGATGTAAGAATACCAATTAACAAAGTTGTTGCAAATCCCTTAATTGGACCTGTACCAAAGAACAAAAGAATTAAACCTGTTAGACCTGTTGTAATGTTTGCATCTAATATAGATGACAATGCATTATTAAAACCGTCTTTAATTGCATCTACTTGAGATTTCCCTTTTGCAAGTTCTTCTTTAATCCTTTCAAAGATAAGTACGTTCGCATCCACAGACATACCAATCGTTAATACAATACCCGCAATACCAGGTAATGTCAATACAGCTTTTAATCCAGCTAGTACTCCAAAAATAAATAGAATATTTACTACCAAAGCAACATCAGCAAAAGCTCCAGCCTTACCATAGTAAAAAATCATCCAGATTAAAATCAACACCAATGCAATACCAAATGACATCACTCCACTATCAATAGCCTCTTGTCCTAAAGACGGTCCTACTATTGCACTCTCAATAATATCTGCAGAAGCTGGTAATTTACCAGCTCTCAATACATTTGCTAAATCTTGTCCTTCTTCAACAGTAAAGTCTCCAGAAATTTCACTTCTACCTCCAGAAATTGGTCCTTTAGAAACACCCGGTGCAGAATATACTATATTATCTAAAACGATAGCAATCTGACCTCTTGTTTGCGAAGCCCTTCCTGTCATTTCTTCCCATTTCTTAGCTCCTTTACCATCCATCTGCATGGTTACTATTACATTATTAACCTGATCATAAGTTTGTGCAGCATCCGTAATTACTCCTCCACTTAATTCTGGAGTACTATCACGGTTTCCTTTTAATGCATATAAATCTACTCTCTCGCCTTCTTTCTCAGGTTTACTCCAAGCAAATTTTGTGTACCTCAAAGCTTGAGGTAATAAAGCTCTAATGTCTTTTCTACTTAAATACTCATCAAATTGCTCTACATCCTTAATTGCAACTGAGATCAATGCTCCTCCAACTGAAGGAGGACCGATTAAATCGTTTATTGGATTTACCTGTGTTTCTACATCTGTAGAATCTTCTGAATCTGCCAATAATTTTTCTATTTCAGCATCTGCATCCGTTTTAGTAGTATCTCCCTGAACGGTATCTAATACTTTTTCTGATTCTATAACCTCATCAGTTACTTCTTCTTTAACTTCTACACCATCTTTAGCTTCTAATTCTTTCTTAAGCTTCTCATTCATTCTGCTTAAGAAAATACCAAGCTCTTGAGCATTTTCTACATCCCAAAACTCTAATTGTGCAGTACTCTGTAAAAGCTTTTTTACACGATCTACATCTTTAGCTCCTGGCAATTCTACTAAAATACGCCCTGACTCTCCTAAACGTTGGATATTAGGTTGTGTAACCCCAAACTTATCAATACGCTTACGAAGTACTTCGAATGCTGAAGTTACTGACTCGTCAATTTTTCTTTTTAAAACTGGCTCTACAATGTCATTAGACATATCAAAAGTAATATCATCACTTAAATTTTTATTCGCAAAAATATCTGGAGAAGCTAACTGAGCATCCGGTATTTTTTCAAACTCTATAAAGAAATCTTCAACATATGTATTCTGACTATTTTTCTGAGTCTGATCGGCAGCATCTAACGCCTGGATAAAAGCAGGGTTTTTAGAATTATTAGCCAATCCTTCTAAGATATCTCTAACAGAAATCTGAAGAATTACGTTAATTCCTCCTTTAAGGTCAAGACCTTTATTTAGTTCTTTTGATTTAGCATCGTTATAACTAAAATTTGCAAAAATTGGATCCTTACCAATAGAATCTAAATAAGTTTTTTCTGCTGTATCTCTTAATGCAGAAGCGTCTGCTTCTGGGTGTTTAGCTAAGGCATAAGCTTCAGCTTCTTTTTCTTTTGTGTATGTTAAGTACGTAAACGATAGTTGGTAAATACATACCAATCCAAATAAAATCGCAAATACTCTAACAAGTCCTTTATTTTGCATTACTATTTATTTTGGTCAAACCCTTTTAATCCTATAGGATTCAACAATTATTAATTTATTAGAAATTTATTATTAGAAAGCTTTGTCAAAATTTCGACATCAGCTATATTAAAAGTCAGAATATACTTCAGATAAGAAAACAATTTGATTTCCCTCTATTTAATAGACTTTTAAGAATGTAGTGGCATAAGGAATATTAAAAACAATATATTCCTACTTAGGAAATCGGCCCTGCTCTTACCTCAGGTATTTTATGAGAAATATTATCTATTGTAATAGCAATAGATCTATTAACTTTTTGAGCTAATTTTATTAAATTATCTAAATGATAAGTGTCATTTTCTGAATCAAAACTATATGCATAAAAACTTGAAGCTCTTTCTTGTTTTTGTTTTACTTCTAGAACAAAAATTCCATTAAAGTCTTTATCTAGATCCGAACTCTTATGAATTTTATAAACATCTAGATTATAATCTGAAGAATTTTTATTAAACGGAAATTGATCTTCTCCCCCATTCTGGTCATAAAAAATATGATCTAATGCAACATTTTGTTCTTTGGCAAGTATCTTTTTTATACTTTCTACATCAGCATCACTGTAGTAAGAAATTTTAAGTTTACCATTATGCAACTCTTTAGAGATTCGAGTGTTTTTCACTCCAATAGACTCCAATTGTTTCTTTACAACTGTAATTGCATTCTGTGCCTCTAAAGAAGTTACTTCAACATCAGTAAACTCTAAAACAATTTCTTGGTTAGGCACAACAGTTTGATGCTGCATTACAACCAACAGTGCAAATGCAGTAATTAAAACCTTGAAGTACCATTCTTTCTTCATGTGCGCAAATATAGAAAAAATTAAAACTGCATTTCTAAAGTCATACAATAAATGTCTTATAAAATAGTAATCAATGTAAAATATCTTTTTTTACAAATAAATCGTTATTTTGATTTTGAAAATTTAAACAACGAAATCTGTGAGATACATTTTTATAATATTGTTATTATTAAGCGTTCACTGGAGTCAAAAACTTATTGGGCAAGAACAATTCCCGCTTTCAACTTTAATAACTGTAGAGGGAAAGGAAATTAAAATTGAGGATAAATTAACAAAATTAACTGTTATTGATCTTTGGGCTACGTGGTGTAAACCTTGTATTAAAGAAACACCATACCTAGAAGAAATTAAAAAACAATATGGAGATAATATAGATATTATTTACATATCCTTAGACACTAATAAAGATAGATGGTTACAGTACGTTAAAAAGAAAAAGAATACTGAAAATCAATTTTGGGTACCACAAAACAGTCCAATACTAGCATTTATTTCTGAAACTACAGAAATGGGAGGAGTCACTTCAACATCTTGGTCTATTCCAAAATTTTTTCTTGTTGATGCTACTGCTAAAAAAGTGAGTCGCTTTTGTCCATTACCGTCTTCCGGAAGATTACAGGGTTTAATTGACAAAAATTTATAAGAAAGTGATTTTATAATTTATCAAAAAAAGAGCCGCTATATTAATAGCGGCTCTTTTTTTATAGATGAATGAATTATAATTCTAATAATCCATTAGTTTTCTTAACTCCTTCTGCACTCTCTGCAAGTTTAGCTTTTTCGGCATCACTAAGTTTAATTTCTACAATCTTTTCGATTCCGTTTTTACCTAGCACTACAGGCGCTCCTATACAAAGGTCATTTAAGCCGTACTCACCTTCCAACAACGTAGAACAAGGAAATATTTTTTTCTGATCACAAGCAATAGCCTGAACTAACCCAGAAACAGCAGCTCCTGGAGCATACCAAGCAGAAGTTCCTAATAAACCAGTAAGCGTAGCTCCACCAACTTTAGTATCTGCTGCAACTTGCTCTAAACGATCATCAGAGATAAACTCTGAAACCGGAACACTATTTCTTGTCGCTAATCTAGTTAGAGGCACCATACCTTTATCACTATGTCCTCCAATCACCATTCCATCAACATCAGAAATTGGAGCTCCTAATGCTTCAGCTAATCTATATTTAAAACGAGCACTATCTAAAGCTCCGCCCATTCCAATAATTCTATTTTTAGGGAGATCTGTAGTTTTATGAACTAAATAAGTCATTGTATCCATAGGATTACTTACTACGATAATAATTGCATTTGGAGAATGCTCAATCAAACTAGATGAAACAGATTTTACAATCCCTGCGTTAATACCAATCAATTCTTCACGTGTCATTCCAGGTTTACGCGGAATACCAGATGTAATTACAGCAATATCACTTCCTGCAGTTTTGGAATAATCGTTTGTAGTTCCTGTTATCTTAGTATCAAATCCATTTAAAGAAGCCGTCTGCATCAAATCCATTGCTTTACCTTCTGCATATCCATCTTTAATATCTAACAATACTACCTCTGAAGCAAAATTCTTAATGGCAATATACTCGGCACAACTTGCACCCACTGCACCAGCTCCTACTACTGTAACTTTCATTATCTCTATATAATTTTGATTAATATTATCTTGTCGTATTGAATCTCTTCAATATCAGCGCGAAAATACAAATTCTTTAACGATTTTGTTTGTGAATTCTTAGTTAAATTACCAACCAAAATTCAATCCTATAGAGAGATTTTGATAGTTCTGAAGTGTATAATCCAAATTAGCTCTAAAAAAACCTAATTTCACATTAGCTCCAATAGTAGCTTTAAGTCCAGAAGCTTTATTATTAACAGAAATTGGATCCTTAACAGTTTGACTAGCTAGTGGACCTCTTTGAATTTCATAAGTACCCAAAATATCTGCTTTACTATTTCCTGCATAATACCCAAAACCACCGTAAAAATTAAATTTAGGAAGCTTCGTTGAAATAATACCACTAACCAACCAAGAATTAGATTTTAATCGTATTTCTTGATCTGCTCCATCAATCTGGCTATCTGCAGTAAAATCATAAAACCCTCTAACATTAGTATACCCTATTAATCCAGAAAATCTAAAAGGAAGTCTTTTCCAAGAAAAAATCCAATCCGTCAATTCATGCTGAATTGCCAATCCATAAAGAAAAACTTCTGTGTTCTCTCGCACAGCAATTTTTGGTAAAAATCTTGCTTTAATCTCTGTGCTTCTTGATATCCCCATAGACCCCTGAAAAAATCCTGTGGGTGCAATATTTACTTCTTTTCCACCAATCCCATCCGGAAGTGTAATTTCTACTTGTCCTAATTGTCCTTGATCCAAAACCACCGAAATGTCTCCGCGATTACCTCCAAAAGCATTCGCCACCAACTGACTCGAAGGACCTTCACTAAATTCTAAACCTTCATATTCTGCTGTATTGAGAATAAATGACTGCTTTTCTTCTCTTACAAAAGAAAGATTTCCGATAAAACCTACCTCAAAACGCCACAACTTTTTTACTTCGGCAGTTTTATACCAACCATTAGACATACTATTTACCAACAATTCTCCTGCCGGAGCAAAATAATCAGTACTAAAACGCTGTGCATTTTCTATACCTAATTCTAATAACTGATCTACATTGGTTTGGGAATATGATACTTTAAACAAAAGCATCGTAAAAAGCAGTATCGTTTTTTTCATCTGTTTCTATCTATGGTTATTCAATAATCAGATGGAATGCACATAAACTAATATTTGAAAAAGTATTCAAACATTTTAGGTCTGTTCATTTCACAAGATTTGGGTTTAATAGGCGGGAC
This genomic interval carries:
- a CDS encoding starch-binding protein — protein: MKNTNLFLVLLFVYSGIVAQQVHTSYLWHMQQPNYWPEKSKENPNRYQTVLESHNLKISGDSWNIYDDGISHPLNNLEEIFGKYDRVKAYQYGPKNSVQTLLGLPNGGAQVNYSGCLIENVNSLGNAGVWGYSQGWENNFIEAKNWKTSGGQPRMDLTGFTFHHALAPLISERALRMELKTHKLIMTETFGGEYSKGFWPAECSFSERIIKVLVEEGFQWSVVANSHLSRTLNDYPLDYGTSGVNIDPPNAADKVATNGQNWWKGQIDGRGGTFAAPYCYQAHKAQYIDPETGQAYKMDVVPMADLLSYQNGFSSMGTGEIDANIAPFSNSSQPSIVLLAHDGDNAWGGGDSYYQESVPGFANEAASKGYDPTTIQQFLNSYPVPESDIVRVEDGSWVNAANDWGHPQFINWLWPLYDTTDYTFNPDGWTEDARNWAVITAAENYVLTAEDNSGGVDLAKVIDPSFGASNAEKAWHFFLPSLTSGYMYYGKAIDMEVKQTLAGNIAIEHAKAEIGDAPEQDNTPPSVFIPQRFPYNPGGKGFGPIYAYQEVQNTSDFHVWTFAHDVNGLASVELKYRTDNDGVNPISDNVNDVYSTSEGVSSWNSISMIQKEFPKGNVTQDPEIDLFIEPTAIADLCYAEIKGLFNVLVDYYVEAVDTKGNVFKTPIQHVYVGEFNSSDQVTLTVTPDSGNYDDTIEVVLEASTTSVNDGVVVYYTIDGSDPDQSSTEYSNSFDIGSADSEPIILKAIAFDENGNSSEVITRNYTFGDLPSYSIHFKNTSNWSQVYVYAFDKNNNAALPGWNWPGKLMTKEQDSPWYITIIAESVEVGLVFTNGNGEQSDDQFRNVDGWYVYSENIWYDQCPSDCPGVLGLPELSVTPLGGSYEGSVSVNLSTTNQGVIYYTVDGSEPSDSSSLYQNELIFTEDTTLRAIAYNSSGQSSIISEDYNITEAQSFTVYYRNMSNWNDVYVYLFDKNTNQPLPGWNWPGRSMDREQSSQWYSFLIEENADIGIVFNNNNNGGQSDDLMREVDGWYDSSTNQWYDQCPTACPGDVSDDELTIHFNNNNTNWNSVTLYYWETTPTSLTTSWPGAQMTDIDGDGWYEYTLSGVTCAKVIFSINGEQQTGDLEICGEGWYDNGWVNEPLNKEPEKNAVRISSPYPNPFKDEINFKILGEDRSLSVTIRDVKGGLYYSDVISSKNGVISIPLNVTKGIYFVKFSGKTINKVVKIIK
- the secDF gene encoding protein translocase subunit SecDF, which codes for MQNKGLVRVFAILFGLVCIYQLSFTYLTYTKEKEAEAYALAKHPEADASALRDTAEKTYLDSIGKDPIFANFSYNDAKSKELNKGLDLKGGINVILQISVRDILEGLANNSKNPAFIQALDAADQTQKNSQNTYVEDFFIEFEKIPDAQLASPDIFANKNLSDDITFDMSNDIVEPVLKRKIDESVTSAFEVLRKRIDKFGVTQPNIQRLGESGRILVELPGAKDVDRVKKLLQSTAQLEFWDVENAQELGIFLSRMNEKLKKELEAKDGVEVKEEVTDEVIESEKVLDTVQGDTTKTDADAEIEKLLADSEDSTDVETQVNPINDLIGPPSVGGALISVAIKDVEQFDEYLSRKDIRALLPQALRYTKFAWSKPEKEGERVDLYALKGNRDSTPELSGGVITDAAQTYDQVNNVIVTMQMDGKGAKKWEEMTGRASQTRGQIAIVLDNIVYSAPGVSKGPISGGRSEISGDFTVEEGQDLANVLRAGKLPASADIIESAIVGPSLGQEAIDSGVMSFGIALVLILIWMIFYYGKAGAFADVALVVNILFIFGVLAGLKAVLTLPGIAGIVLTIGMSVDANVLIFERIKEELAKGKSQVDAIKDGFNNALSSILDANITTGLTGLILLFFGTGPIKGFATTLLIGILTSLFTAIFITRLFIDGYGKNGKELAFSTAATKNLFKNININFLAKRKIAYVISGIIVVAGLVSLFTPGQGLDEGVDFVGGRTYTVRFAQDVVPTDVEKDLVAVFGSAQAKTLGANNQLKITTKYKVDETGEEVDSEISNSLFTALKPYLTDGMTYAEFSNGDEDKQVGIMSSRKVGPTIADDIQQAAFVSVIGSLIVVFLYILFRFRRWQFSLGAVAAVFHDVLVVLGVFSITWKFMPFNMEIDQAFIAAILTVVGYSLNDTVVVFDRIREYFAEHTGWSLDKNINGALNSTLSRTLNTSLTTLLVLIAIFIFAEPLRGFMFSLIIGVLVGTYSSLFIATPVMYDTVKKVGLKEKKKTEE
- a CDS encoding TlpA disulfide reductase family protein — protein: MRYIFIILLLLSVHWSQKLIGQEQFPLSTLITVEGKEIKIEDKLTKLTVIDLWATWCKPCIKETPYLEEIKKQYGDNIDIIYISLDTNKDRWLQYVKKKKNTENQFWVPQNSPILAFISETTEMGGVTSTSWSIPKFFLVDATAKKVSRFCPLPSSGRLQGLIDKNL
- the mdh gene encoding malate dehydrogenase, with amino-acid sequence MKVTVVGAGAVGASCAEYIAIKNFASEVVLLDIKDGYAEGKAMDLMQTASLNGFDTKITGTTNDYSKTAGSDIAVITSGIPRKPGMTREELIGINAGIVKSVSSSLIEHSPNAIIIVVSNPMDTMTYLVHKTTDLPKNRIIGMGGALDSARFKYRLAEALGAPISDVDGMVIGGHSDKGMVPLTRLATRNSVPVSEFISDDRLEQVAADTKVGGATLTGLLGTSAWYAPGAAVSGLVQAIACDQKKIFPCSTLLEGEYGLNDLCIGAPVVLGKNGIEKIVEIKLSDAEKAKLAESAEGVKKTNGLLEL
- a CDS encoding DUF6588 family protein; amino-acid sequence: MKKTILLFTMLLFKVSYSQTNVDQLLELGIENAQRFSTDYFAPAGELLVNSMSNGWYKTAEVKKLWRFEVGFIGNLSFVREEKQSFILNTAEYEGLEFSEGPSSQLVANAFGGNRGDISVVLDQGQLGQVEITLPDGIGGKEVNIAPTGFFQGSMGISRSTEIKARFLPKIAVRENTEVFLYGLAIQHELTDWIFSWKRLPFRFSGLIGYTNVRGFYDFTADSQIDGADQEIRLKSNSWLVSGIISTKLPKFNFYGGFGYYAGNSKADILGTYEIQRGPLASQTVKDPISVNNKASGLKATIGANVKLGFFRANLDYTLQNYQNLSIGLNFGW